One segment of Panicum virgatum strain AP13 chromosome 1K, P.virgatum_v5, whole genome shotgun sequence DNA contains the following:
- the LOC120713840 gene encoding chaperone protein DnaJ-like — protein sequence MDGASKEPLHKDYYKVLEVDYDASDDTIKLSYRRLALMWHPDKHKGDNDVTAKFQEINEAYKVLSDPAKRLEYDLSGCYEINQYTLREYLTRFKGMILTCNGLGIDHNSKWARHLRELKPH from the exons ATGGACGGAGCAAGCAAGGAGCCTCTCCACAAG GACTACTACAAAGTTCTGGAGGTTGACTATGATGCATCTGATGACACGATCAAATTGAGTTATAGAAGATTAGCTTTG ATGTGGCATCCAGATAAGCATAAGGGGGATAATGATGTCACAGCTAAATTTCAGGAGATTAATGAAGCATACAAGG TTTTAAGTGATCCAGCTAAGCGATTAGAATATGACCTTTCCGGCTGTTATGAGATCAATCAATATACTTTGCGt GAGTACCTAACAAGATTTAAGGGCATGATACTTACCTGCAATGGCCTTGGCATAGATCACAACTCAAAATG GGCTCGACATTTGAGGGAATTGAAGCCCCATTGA